The following coding sequences lie in one Moritella viscosa genomic window:
- a CDS encoding isovaleryl-CoA dehydrogenase gives MANSYTSLNFALGETIELLRESVTAFANDEIAPRAAQIDQDNLFPADMWQKLGDMGLLGITISEEYGGVDMSYLAHVIAMQEISRASASVGLSYGAHSNLCVNQIFRHGNAQQKQKYLPKLISGEHVGALAMTEPNAGSDVVSMKLSAVLEGDNYILNGNKMWITNGPEASTYIVYAKTAPELNSHGITAFIIERGFTGFSQAQKLDKLGMRGSNTCELVFQHCRVPKDNILGEINRGVHVLMSGLDYERLVLTGGPLGIMDACMDLVIPYIHQRKQFGKAIGEFQLVQAKIADMYSQMNAAKCYTYTVARACDNGEASRKDCAGVILYCAELATKMALDTIQLLGGNGYSNEYSAGRLLRDAKLYEIGAGTSEMRRMLIGRELFNESGV, from the coding sequence ATGGCCAACTCCTACACATCTCTCAACTTTGCGCTTGGCGAAACCATCGAACTGCTGCGTGAAAGCGTAACAGCTTTTGCAAATGATGAAATAGCCCCACGCGCTGCACAAATAGATCAAGATAACCTGTTTCCAGCGGATATGTGGCAAAAGCTTGGTGACATGGGATTATTGGGTATAACTATTAGCGAAGAATACGGTGGTGTCGATATGAGTTATCTTGCTCATGTCATCGCGATGCAGGAAATAAGCCGTGCATCAGCGTCGGTAGGATTGAGCTATGGCGCACATTCGAATCTTTGTGTTAATCAAATATTTCGGCATGGTAATGCCCAACAAAAACAGAAGTACCTACCTAAACTTATTAGCGGTGAACACGTCGGCGCATTAGCCATGACGGAACCCAATGCAGGATCTGATGTTGTTTCAATGAAATTAAGTGCAGTATTGGAAGGTGACAACTACATACTAAACGGCAACAAAATGTGGATCACCAACGGACCTGAAGCCAGTACTTATATCGTTTACGCAAAAACAGCCCCCGAGTTAAACAGCCATGGTATTACTGCTTTTATCATTGAACGAGGTTTTACTGGATTCAGCCAAGCACAAAAGCTCGATAAGCTTGGAATGCGCGGATCGAATACCTGTGAATTAGTCTTTCAGCATTGTCGCGTACCCAAAGACAACATACTGGGCGAGATCAATCGAGGCGTACACGTATTAATGAGTGGCCTTGATTACGAACGTCTTGTACTCACTGGCGGGCCACTCGGGATCATGGATGCCTGTATGGATTTGGTCATCCCTTATATCCACCAACGTAAACAGTTCGGTAAAGCCATTGGTGAATTCCAACTTGTGCAAGCCAAAATAGCCGATATGTATAGCCAAATGAACGCGGCCAAATGTTATACCTATACAGTTGCCCGCGCTTGTGACAACGGCGAAGCCAGCCGTAAAGACTGCGCAGGTGTGATTTTATATTGTGCCGAACTGGCTACAAAAATGGCACTCGATACAATTCAATTGTTAGGTGGGAATGGTTACAGCAACGAATACTCCGCTGGCCGTTTACTCCGTGATGCGAAGCTCTATGAAATTGGTGCGGGGACATCAGAAATGCGTCGAATGTTGATTGGACGAGAGCTGTTTAATGAGTCAGGAGTCTAG
- a CDS encoding propionyl-CoA carboxylase has translation MAEIGSKINITHPAFLAKQQAMLNLVKQLESNLEQVKQGGGEIAQQRHLARGKMLARERIDALLDPGSPLLELGQFAAWQYYHEAVPAAGVVAGIGRVNGIECMIIANDATVKGGTYYPLTVKKHLRAQEIAECCCLPCIYLVDSGGAFLPQQDEVFPDRDHFGRIFFNQANMSAKGIPQIASVMGLCTAGGAYVPAMADESIIVKQQGTIFLAGPPLVKAATGEEVSAEELGGADVHCKTSGVADHYAQDDTHALQLVRQAIANINHVKRPDLTIYPSAPPLYDSHELYGIVGTDLKKQFDVKEVIARIVDNSELDEFKAYYGTTLVCGFARIQGYPVGIIANNGILFSESAQKGAHFIQLCCKRKIPLVFLQNITGFMVGKKYEAEGIAKHGAKMVAAVACAQVPKFTVIIGGSYGAGNYGMCGRAYDPTLLWIWPNARISVMGGEQAASVLSQVKKDGLARNNKSMTDDEEAKFKAPIIKQYETQGDPYYASARLWDDGIIDPLQTRQVLGLAISAALNAPIKDTQFGIFRM, from the coding sequence ATGGCGGAAATAGGCTCAAAAATCAACATAACACACCCTGCTTTTTTAGCAAAACAGCAGGCTATGCTCAACCTTGTCAAACAGCTAGAAAGCAACCTTGAACAAGTCAAACAAGGTGGTGGAGAAATAGCACAGCAGCGCCATTTAGCCCGAGGTAAAATGCTTGCCAGAGAGCGTATTGATGCTTTATTAGACCCCGGTTCCCCCTTATTAGAGCTAGGTCAATTTGCTGCTTGGCAGTATTATCACGAAGCAGTTCCCGCTGCAGGTGTGGTGGCTGGTATTGGGCGCGTTAATGGTATCGAATGTATGATCATTGCCAACGATGCTACCGTCAAAGGTGGCACTTATTACCCGTTAACCGTTAAAAAGCACCTGCGAGCCCAAGAAATAGCAGAATGTTGTTGTCTACCTTGCATCTACTTAGTCGACTCTGGTGGTGCATTTTTACCCCAGCAAGATGAAGTTTTCCCCGACCGTGACCATTTTGGTCGTATCTTCTTTAACCAAGCTAATATGTCAGCCAAAGGCATTCCACAAATCGCCTCAGTCATGGGGTTATGCACCGCAGGTGGTGCTTACGTTCCCGCAATGGCAGATGAATCTATCATTGTAAAACAGCAAGGTACCATTTTCCTTGCTGGCCCTCCATTAGTCAAAGCGGCAACAGGCGAAGAAGTCAGTGCAGAAGAATTAGGTGGTGCAGATGTGCACTGTAAAACATCGGGGGTTGCTGACCATTACGCCCAAGACGATACCCACGCATTACAGCTGGTACGCCAAGCTATCGCCAATATCAACCATGTAAAACGCCCTGATTTAACCATTTACCCCAGTGCCCCACCGCTATACGATAGCCACGAACTGTACGGTATTGTTGGCACCGATTTAAAAAAACAATTCGATGTTAAAGAGGTCATCGCCCGTATTGTTGATAACTCCGAACTCGATGAGTTTAAAGCGTACTACGGCACAACACTGGTATGTGGTTTTGCCCGTATTCAGGGTTACCCTGTTGGTATCATCGCCAACAACGGTATCTTATTTTCTGAATCTGCCCAAAAAGGCGCACATTTTATTCAACTTTGCTGCAAACGTAAGATCCCATTAGTGTTCCTGCAAAATATCACTGGTTTTATGGTCGGAAAAAAGTACGAAGCAGAAGGCATAGCAAAGCACGGAGCAAAAATGGTTGCCGCCGTAGCTTGCGCACAGGTACCGAAGTTTACCGTCATCATTGGCGGCAGTTATGGCGCGGGAAATTATGGCATGTGCGGCCGCGCTTACGACCCCACCTTGTTATGGATTTGGCCGAATGCCCGAATTTCAGTGATGGGCGGGGAACAAGCCGCCAGCGTACTCAGCCAAGTCAAAAAAGACGGACTAGCACGTAATAATAAAAGTATGACAGATGACGAAGAAGCTAAATTTAAAGCCCCTATAATTAAACAATATGAAACTCAGGGTGACCCTTATTATGCCAGCGCACGACTGTGGGATGACGGTATTATCGACCCGTTGCAAACGAGGCAAGTACTCGGATTGGCGATATCCGCCGCGCTTAATGCCCCGATTAAAGATACCCAGTTTGGCATTTTTAGAATGTAA
- a CDS encoding nucleoside transport protein (nucleoside permease NupC) — protein sequence MQLLISLVGIVVLILCACALSENRKAIKWRTVGGALFLQAGFAALVLYSSIGQSMLGAMSSGVASVLGFADVGIQFLFGDLATEGFIFAIRVLPLVIFISALISLLYYIGVMQWVIKVIGGGIQKFLGTSRVESLAATGNIFLSQGESPLLVKPFLPKMTRSELFAVMTGGMASVAGSVLGGYAGLGVELKYLIAASFMAAPGSLLMAKLLVPEQETVTEDADVVMAKSEHSNAIDALAAGAMNGMKVAVAIGTMLIAFVSVIAMVNAGLEMVGNWVNIENLTLQSVLGYIFAPLAFMIGVPEHEMLVAGSFIGQKMILNEFVAFMDFAAVKETISEHSQVIITFALCGFANIGSIAIQIGSIGVMAPERRSDVASLGFKAVLAATLANLMSAALAGLFISL from the coding sequence ATGCAGTTGTTAATTAGCTTAGTCGGTATAGTAGTACTTATTTTATGTGCTTGTGCACTTTCTGAAAATCGCAAAGCGATCAAATGGCGTACCGTTGGTGGAGCATTATTCCTACAAGCTGGTTTTGCTGCACTTGTACTTTACTCTTCTATTGGCCAGTCAATGCTTGGTGCAATGAGCAGTGGTGTGGCGAGTGTCCTTGGTTTTGCTGATGTCGGCATCCAATTCCTATTCGGTGATTTAGCGACGGAAGGTTTTATCTTTGCGATCCGCGTATTGCCTTTAGTTATTTTTATTAGTGCGCTTATTTCATTACTTTATTACATTGGTGTAATGCAGTGGGTAATTAAAGTGATTGGCGGTGGTATCCAGAAGTTTCTTGGTACAAGTCGTGTTGAATCATTAGCTGCCACGGGTAACATTTTCCTTTCTCAAGGTGAGTCTCCATTACTGGTAAAACCGTTTTTACCAAAAATGACACGTTCAGAATTATTCGCTGTAATGACGGGTGGGATGGCATCGGTTGCGGGTAGTGTACTTGGTGGTTATGCAGGTTTAGGTGTTGAGCTTAAATACCTTATCGCAGCAAGCTTTATGGCGGCACCGGGCAGTTTATTGATGGCTAAGTTATTAGTGCCAGAGCAAGAAACTGTAACGGAAGACGCTGATGTTGTAATGGCAAAAAGCGAACACAGTAATGCGATTGATGCATTAGCAGCGGGTGCGATGAATGGTATGAAGGTTGCTGTGGCAATCGGTACTATGTTAATTGCATTTGTGAGTGTGATTGCAATGGTCAATGCTGGTTTAGAAATGGTAGGTAACTGGGTCAATATTGAAAACCTAACGTTACAAAGTGTGCTGGGTTATATCTTCGCTCCACTCGCATTTATGATTGGTGTACCTGAACATGAAATGCTTGTAGCAGGTTCATTCATTGGTCAAAAAATGATTCTAAATGAGTTTGTTGCTTTCATGGACTTCGCTGCCGTTAAAGAGACTATTTCTGAGCACAGCCAAGTTATTATTACGTTTGCATTGTGTGGTTTTGCTAACATTGGTTCTATCGCAATTCAAATCGGTTCTATCGGTGTGATGGCGCCTGAGCGTCGTTCAGACGTTGCAAGCTTAGGTTTTAAAGCGGTATTAGCTGCAACACTTGCTAACTTAATGAGTGCTGCATTAGCGGGTCTCTTCATTAGCTTGTAA
- a CDS encoding lysine exporter protein has product MFGVTELWLFVVSGIMLNLIPGPDSLYVIGRSAGQGFRAGSVGAFGIGAGTLVHILAAAFGLSAILATSAMAFTVVKVIGCIYLLYIGFSMLLSKSKAANVDIEASAENRNTSLSNIFFQGFLTNVLNPKVALFFLAFVPQFIAMDYPNKALSFIFLGVIFNINAMIWCHILAWSSSSISGKVKHNQRLTTYLTKFTGGLFLFFGVKLAMSKQG; this is encoded by the coding sequence ATGTTCGGAGTAACAGAACTGTGGTTATTTGTAGTATCAGGCATCATGTTAAACTTGATCCCCGGTCCTGATTCTTTATATGTTATTGGCCGTAGTGCAGGTCAAGGTTTTCGTGCAGGTTCTGTCGGTGCGTTCGGTATTGGTGCTGGCACCTTGGTACATATTCTTGCAGCTGCGTTTGGTCTGTCGGCTATTTTAGCCACATCGGCGATGGCATTTACGGTTGTTAAAGTAATTGGTTGTATTTATTTACTATATATTGGTTTCAGTATGCTGTTATCAAAGAGTAAAGCGGCTAATGTTGATATTGAAGCTAGTGCTGAAAATAGAAATACATCATTATCAAATATCTTCTTTCAAGGTTTTTTGACCAATGTGTTAAATCCTAAAGTTGCCTTGTTTTTCTTAGCTTTTGTCCCACAATTTATTGCTATGGATTACCCAAACAAAGCCCTGTCATTTATTTTTCTTGGCGTTATTTTTAATATTAACGCGATGATCTGGTGTCATATTTTAGCTTGGTCATCATCGTCGATTAGCGGTAAAGTTAAACATAACCAGCGCTTAACAACTTATTTAACGAAGTTCACTGGCGGCTTGTTTCTGTTTTTCGGTGTTAAATTAGCGATGAGTAAACAAGGTTAA
- a CDS encoding enoyl-CoA hydratase/isomerase: protein MTKNSDQLNIINAEHLHTAVDNLGVATITLTRTKVRNAFSADTINHLLTTLAVLKHDPTVKILILRAQGEHFSAGADIKWMKDIATLGYQDNLADAVQLAKLMDKLNQFPKPTIALVQGACFGGAIGLVACCDIALATTTAKFCLSEVKIGLIPAVISPYVVAAIGPRQARRYCLTGEVFSAFQGLDYGLIHHIDDDLDALSTPFINAFLSNSPAAMQAAKALIHDITNHVINDTLIADTSQRIAAIRVSTEAQEGLDAFMNKRKPDWLKE from the coding sequence ATGACAAAAAATTCAGACCAACTAAATATCATCAATGCAGAGCACTTACATACGGCGGTTGATAATCTGGGTGTCGCAACAATTACCCTCACTCGAACCAAGGTACGCAACGCATTTAGTGCCGACACAATCAACCACCTGCTTACCACCTTGGCGGTGTTAAAACATGATCCAACTGTAAAAATATTAATATTACGCGCTCAAGGCGAACACTTTTCTGCAGGGGCGGATATAAAGTGGATGAAAGATATTGCCACTCTCGGCTATCAAGACAACCTAGCTGACGCAGTACAATTAGCTAAGTTAATGGACAAGCTGAATCAATTCCCCAAACCAACCATAGCACTCGTACAAGGCGCTTGTTTTGGAGGCGCGATCGGACTTGTCGCCTGTTGTGATATAGCCCTCGCGACAACCACCGCCAAATTTTGCTTAAGTGAAGTTAAAATTGGTCTTATCCCAGCGGTAATCAGCCCTTACGTAGTTGCCGCTATTGGACCAAGGCAAGCACGACGATATTGTTTAACAGGTGAAGTATTTAGCGCATTTCAAGGACTCGATTATGGCCTAATTCATCACATAGATGATGATTTAGACGCACTGTCCACGCCCTTTATCAATGCTTTTCTCAGCAATAGTCCCGCTGCAATGCAGGCAGCTAAAGCACTCATTCATGACATTACCAACCATGTTATTAATGACACCTTAATTGCCGACACAAGCCAGCGAATTGCCGCAATTCGGGTATCAACCGAAGCTCAAGAAGGACTCGATGCATTTATGAATAAACGTAAGCCCGACTGGCTCAAGGAATAA
- a CDS encoding biotin carboxylase, with amino-acid sequence MPQHVFAKQSKPFTKILIANRGEIACRIIKTAQRLGIKCIAIYSAADTNSRHVNMADEAFYLGPAPATESYLNCSRILEIAAESDVQAIHPGYGFLSENANFAQACTQQGLIFIGPSVDAITTMGSKSAAKTIMETAHVPLIPGYHGHCQAELTLRHHSHRIGYPQLLKAVYGGGGKGMRIIHHASEFTHAIAATKRESMASFGNDDMLIERYLTKTRHVEIQIFSDHHGNCIYLSQRDCSIQRRHQKILEEAPAPALPFATQIAMGEAAVAAAKAINYHGAGTVEFLYDEQDHFYFMEMNTRLQVEHPVTEMITGLDLVEWQLHIANGAPLPLNQNQVHINGHAIEVRIYAEDPDKDFMPASGNIEFLSQPVASKHVRIDTGVIQGDEISPYYDPMIAKLIVWDHNRDLALQRLQAALADYKIAGIKTNIGFLTQLIQVPALQTANLNTDFIVTHAEALKPTTVNLNYALILAGFALQLNQGSQHVITHTVSNDTHSPWSQTTNWRLNQPAIKKFTLTTTNNGDHHYTLTLTTLAQSFQVTVSGQNQVSSDNLVSGQLNRNELTACIDGHRIKATIAISPLHITVFYAGSSIVLLRQSPIESTVQNKAFRSSIEEGLETKITAPMNGVIVSVLCQPDQVVEAGEPLVVMEAMKMECNINAPVAGTVTTVFYQNGDMVEDGAQLIQLTPSLTLDNKEHA; translated from the coding sequence ATGCCGCAGCATGTTTTCGCGAAACAATCCAAGCCATTTACTAAGATCCTCATCGCTAACCGCGGTGAAATAGCCTGCCGAATAATAAAAACAGCGCAACGACTGGGTATTAAGTGTATCGCAATTTATTCTGCAGCTGACACAAATTCACGTCACGTTAACATGGCTGATGAAGCATTTTATTTAGGGCCTGCACCAGCGACAGAATCTTACCTCAATTGTTCGCGTATTTTAGAAATTGCAGCAGAATCCGATGTTCAAGCCATTCACCCTGGTTATGGTTTCTTATCCGAAAATGCAAACTTTGCCCAAGCATGTACACAGCAAGGATTAATCTTCATTGGACCAAGTGTAGATGCAATAACCACAATGGGCAGTAAAAGTGCGGCTAAAACCATCATGGAAACAGCCCATGTACCACTGATTCCAGGCTATCATGGTCATTGCCAAGCAGAGCTAACATTAAGACATCACTCACATCGAATTGGCTATCCGCAACTGCTCAAAGCTGTCTACGGCGGGGGTGGTAAAGGCATGCGTATCATCCATCACGCCAGTGAGTTTACGCATGCTATCGCCGCAACAAAACGAGAATCGATGGCCAGTTTTGGCAATGATGATATGCTGATAGAGCGTTATTTAACCAAGACTCGCCATGTTGAGATCCAAATATTCAGTGACCATCATGGTAACTGTATTTACCTATCTCAACGTGATTGTTCGATTCAACGCCGCCATCAAAAAATATTAGAGGAAGCCCCCGCCCCCGCATTACCATTCGCCACTCAAATCGCCATGGGGGAAGCTGCCGTGGCCGCTGCAAAAGCCATCAATTATCATGGGGCCGGTACGGTGGAGTTTTTATATGATGAACAAGATCACTTCTATTTCATGGAAATGAATACCCGTTTACAAGTTGAACATCCCGTTACCGAAATGATCACAGGACTTGATTTAGTCGAATGGCAGTTGCATATTGCTAACGGTGCACCATTGCCCTTAAACCAAAACCAAGTACACATTAATGGCCATGCGATTGAAGTACGTATTTACGCGGAAGATCCCGATAAGGATTTTATGCCCGCTAGTGGAAATATTGAATTTTTGAGTCAACCAGTCGCATCCAAACACGTGCGTATTGATACTGGTGTTATCCAAGGCGATGAAATCAGCCCGTATTATGACCCCATGATCGCCAAATTAATTGTTTGGGATCATAACCGTGACCTTGCCCTTCAGCGACTACAAGCCGCATTAGCCGATTATAAAATTGCCGGCATTAAAACCAACATCGGCTTTTTAACTCAGTTAATACAAGTACCCGCTCTGCAAACTGCAAACCTCAATACTGACTTTATTGTCACCCATGCGGAAGCCTTAAAGCCTACCACAGTTAACCTTAATTATGCCTTAATCTTAGCTGGATTCGCGTTACAGTTAAATCAAGGATCACAACACGTTATAACTCATACCGTAAGCAATGACACACACTCACCTTGGTCTCAAACGACGAACTGGCGTTTAAATCAACCCGCAATCAAAAAGTTTACACTGACAACAACTAATAACGGCGACCATCATTATACACTCACGTTGACAACGTTAGCGCAAAGTTTTCAGGTAACGGTTAGTGGCCAAAACCAAGTTAGCTCAGATAACCTTGTTAGTGGTCAGCTTAATCGTAATGAACTCACTGCTTGTATTGATGGTCATCGAATTAAAGCGACGATAGCTATATCGCCATTACACATCACTGTGTTTTATGCCGGTAGTAGCATTGTGCTGTTACGCCAATCTCCGATTGAATCCACAGTGCAAAACAAAGCCTTTCGATCTAGTATTGAAGAAGGACTCGAAACAAAAATAACCGCACCAATGAATGGCGTTATTGTCAGCGTACTTTGCCAACCGGACCAAGTCGTTGAGGCTGGTGAACCTTTAGTCGTGATGGAAGCGATGAAGATGGAATGCAACATTAATGCACCCGTAGCAGGCACAGTAACAACCGTGTTTTATCAAAATGGCGACATGGTCGAAGATGGTGCTCAATTAATACAGTTAACACCGTCTCTGACACTTGATAACAAGGAACATGCGTAA
- a CDS encoding putative pyruvate carboxylase produces the protein MTSRLSDNLNQASNKEYQLPETVKIVEVGPRDGLQNEIEISLNDKISLINILSHTGLSMIESGSFVSPKWVPQMANSGELFKRIKRTKGVTYSALTPNLIGLNAATDANVDEVAIFGSASESFSRKNINCSINESLRQFEPVVKQALATGLPVRGYISCTLGCPYEGYISINKVAKVAQQLHDMGCYQISLGDTVGVGTPEAVKTMINTVAQHVPISKLAVHFHDTYGQALANIYAALQLGIRVIDSAVAGLGGCPYARGASGNVATEDVVYMLNGLGIESGVNLNELIIAGNFICQCLNRPNGSKVALAYPTAQARFQSLI, from the coding sequence ATGACGTCTCGACTATCGGATAACCTTAACCAAGCCTCCAACAAAGAGTATCAACTGCCCGAAACCGTGAAAATTGTCGAAGTAGGTCCCCGTGACGGACTTCAAAATGAAATCGAAATAAGCCTAAATGATAAGATCTCACTGATTAATATTCTTAGCCATACGGGTTTGAGCATGATCGAATCAGGTAGTTTTGTCTCACCCAAGTGGGTACCTCAGATGGCAAATAGTGGCGAGCTATTTAAACGAATAAAGCGCACGAAGGGTGTCACCTACTCTGCGTTAACACCCAATTTAATTGGTTTAAATGCTGCTACCGATGCAAACGTCGATGAAGTAGCAATATTTGGTTCAGCATCTGAAAGCTTCAGCCGAAAAAATATTAACTGCTCTATAAACGAATCGCTGCGTCAATTTGAACCGGTAGTAAAACAAGCGCTAGCGACAGGTTTACCCGTACGAGGTTACATATCTTGCACGCTTGGCTGCCCCTATGAAGGTTACATCAGCATTAATAAAGTAGCAAAAGTGGCGCAACAGTTACACGATATGGGCTGTTATCAAATTAGCCTTGGAGATACAGTTGGCGTTGGCACCCCCGAAGCGGTAAAAACCATGATTAACACCGTCGCTCAACACGTTCCCATCAGTAAATTAGCTGTACATTTCCATGATACTTACGGCCAAGCGTTAGCAAATATTTATGCCGCATTACAGTTAGGCATTCGTGTTATCGACAGTGCAGTGGCAGGCTTAGGTGGTTGCCCTTATGCCCGAGGCGCGTCAGGTAATGTCGCCACCGAAGATGTAGTTTATATGCTCAATGGCTTAGGGATTGAATCTGGTGTTAATTTAAATGAATTAATTATTGCGGGTAACTTTATTTGCCAATGTTTAAATCGTCCCAATGGATCTAAGGTCGCCTTAGCTTACCCAACCGCACAAGCACGATTTCAATCATTAATATGA
- a CDS encoding acyltransferase: protein MQFINNYRGIAILLIVLIHAIGTINNDDSAILFGIGLLLENSTILFVVVAGYLFSALSANFDYLKFLKHKFKVIIVPYFFVSLPAILIYMTGLKNTHFWIDMDWFHSLSLVYQYLYLMASGSHLVTLWFIPMIIPFYLLSPVIIYIKSKCLLEAFFIVSLVPALWFGRPYFSENNMIWSVYFLPAYLLGMVLWQRPRIYEVLVEYSGYILVGYIVIYLSSSWLSAFSSSVDLLWKMSLSVILIACSKRHLSKKNRWLNMFAHLSFYLFFVHGYFIGVIRILYKHYFNTEVSGIIAASASFSITIILSLLSFVIIKLILKEKSKIFVGL, encoded by the coding sequence ATGCAATTTATCAATAATTACAGAGGAATTGCTATTCTACTCATTGTTTTGATTCATGCAATTGGCACGATCAATAATGATGACTCTGCGATATTGTTCGGCATTGGTTTGTTACTCGAAAACTCGACAATATTATTTGTTGTTGTTGCAGGCTATTTATTTTCAGCTTTATCAGCCAACTTTGATTATCTTAAATTCCTAAAACATAAATTTAAGGTAATCATTGTCCCTTATTTTTTCGTCTCACTTCCCGCTATCTTAATTTATATGACTGGTCTGAAAAATACTCATTTTTGGATTGATATGGACTGGTTTCATAGCTTAAGTTTAGTCTACCAATATTTGTATTTGATGGCTTCGGGCTCACACCTTGTTACGTTATGGTTTATCCCGATGATTATTCCATTTTACCTTCTGAGTCCGGTTATTATTTATATTAAAAGTAAGTGTTTGTTAGAGGCGTTTTTTATTGTTTCATTAGTACCAGCTTTATGGTTTGGTCGACCGTATTTTAGTGAGAATAACATGATATGGAGCGTGTATTTTTTACCTGCTTATTTACTGGGTATGGTGCTTTGGCAGCGACCGCGTATTTATGAAGTACTGGTAGAATATAGCGGATATATTTTAGTCGGTTATATCGTTATTTATCTTTCTAGTTCATGGTTATCTGCGTTTAGTTCGTCGGTTGATTTACTGTGGAAGATGAGCTTGTCTGTCATTTTGATTGCTTGCTCTAAGCGCCATCTATCGAAAAAGAATAGGTGGTTAAATATGTTTGCTCACTTAAGTTTTTACCTGTTTTTTGTGCATGGCTATTTTATTGGTGTGATTAGAATTTTGTATAAACACTACTTTAATACCGAGGTGAGCGGAATCATTGCAGCATCGGCCAGTTTCTCAATCACAATCATATTGTCGTTATTGTCTTTTGTTATTATTAAACTGATTTTAAAGGAAAAATCAAAAATATTTGTTGGTTTGTAG
- a CDS encoding outer membrane protein codes for MNNINKALSFTLATLVSTSALADTIDTDDFSFGGRVEGWGGLVDSSYEDNLRVRLNAQGKYQINGAIKAVGKLEFEATGTQSSSDNIRDYTRYAYVGAETAFGTLTYGTQDNAVTYLTDFTDMAEIFSGYTNTGIVASDDRAEDTILYSLTKGDFKFNASANLKGSASGGGVMLAYQLRQDIEVSAGYAKTETMWYNKSSSDVYMLGARYTKDSFLLSGLVQQGTIYDADFDAVDAFASYDFGQNKVSVSYNYLSADDKRHLLDVNFIAFEYGRYIGDLALYTGYKVALSKDTSASGGTNADEFMLGARYSF; via the coding sequence ATGAACAACATAAATAAAGCACTATCTTTCACATTGGCAACACTTGTATCTACGTCAGCTCTTGCTGACACGATAGACACCGATGATTTTTCTTTTGGTGGCCGTGTTGAAGGCTGGGGAGGGCTTGTTGATAGTTCTTATGAAGATAATTTACGTGTTCGTTTAAACGCTCAAGGTAAATACCAAATTAATGGCGCTATCAAGGCGGTTGGTAAATTGGAATTTGAGGCTACAGGAACACAGTCTTCATCTGATAATATTCGCGATTATACACGTTATGCATACGTTGGTGCAGAGACTGCTTTTGGAACTCTAACATACGGTACGCAAGATAATGCTGTTACATATCTAACAGATTTTACCGACATGGCTGAAATCTTTAGTGGTTATACAAATACTGGCATTGTAGCAAGTGATGATAGGGCTGAAGATACAATTCTTTATAGTCTGACCAAAGGTGATTTTAAATTTAATGCATCAGCTAACCTAAAAGGAAGTGCAAGTGGTGGTGGCGTGATGCTTGCTTATCAATTACGCCAGGACATTGAAGTTAGCGCAGGCTATGCGAAAACAGAAACGATGTGGTATAACAAATCCTCATCAGATGTATACATGCTTGGTGCTCGTTATACTAAAGATAGTTTTTTACTTTCAGGCTTAGTACAACAAGGTACTATATATGATGCTGACTTCGATGCCGTTGATGCATTTGCATCTTATGACTTCGGTCAAAACAAGGTAAGTGTTTCATATAACTATTTAAGTGCTGACGATAAACGCCATTTATTAGATGTTAACTTTATCGCATTTGAGTATGGTCGTTATATTGGTGATTTAGCGCTATATACTGGCTACAAAGTTGCATTAAGCAAGGACACTTCAGCTTCAGGTGGCACGAATGCTGATGAATTTATGTTGGGTGCTCGTTACTCTTTCTAA
- a CDS encoding putative lipoprotein produces the protein MRKNLIILFFMTLLSGCAGLGVATVGAVMYYKSQNHEVATVDIKASANNVYNAALNILNRNPDVEIENQDDSAMLLDIRQADTAATIKIAKINSHISQLTISADASDNNGVSSVLEGAFRICKEL, from the coding sequence ATGAGAAAAAATCTCATTATTTTATTTTTTATGACATTGCTCTCTGGTTGTGCGGGTCTTGGTGTAGCGACTGTAGGTGCTGTTATGTATTACAAGAGTCAAAACCATGAAGTCGCAACTGTCGATATTAAAGCATCTGCGAATAACGTTTATAATGCTGCTCTTAATATTTTGAATAGAAACCCTGACGTAGAAATTGAGAATCAGGACGATTCTGCAATGCTGTTAGATATTCGCCAGGCTGATACCGCTGCTACTATTAAAATCGCGAAAATTAATAGTCATATTTCTCAGCTGACAATCAGTGCCGATGCGAGTGATAATAATGGCGTCAGTAGTGTTCTAGAGGGTGCATTTAGAATTTGTAAGGAGTTGTAG